The window AGATTCAAAAATTATAACCctaatttgaagaaaagaaatagcAGAGCCTGTAACAAAGCATACAACAGCACCGGATAAACCAATTCGGGATTTCATGATTTCATTCATCATTTAACAAAACATCAATCACACATTGCTTCACAACTGTTATCCAATCCCACCACACTCATTTCAATTAAATCAGAGACAAAATCCCAtgcatttaacaaaaaatttcaatgcTGATTGGCTACAAAAAAAACCCTAGAGTTGATCCTGTTCTCGGTAGTAATCTCAATCAAATTCCACACAAACTACCCTTAAAACAGTTGGTTGCAAATTTTTGAAACTCAAGATCAGTCAAAGTTTAAATTATCAGCATCGACATACAATAtcaaagcattaaaaaaaactcttaattattagaaatttgaCACAAAACAAACACTAAAGAGATaggatttagggtttagggtatAAACCTGTGTTTCATTAAATTGGGTTTAAGCATTCAAGATCAATCAAATTGAGGTTTTTATGCTTTTTCTCAAGtccaaataaatgaaaataatcgGATTAACTActaattttttacattttctttttccatttcctttatcttctcagcaaccaaacggagcGAAAAGGTTCCTGACCCGCCATGGAAAGAAGGATTGGAAGATAGACACTAGGAATTGCAGAGTATTTCGACTGCGTACCCTGTTTGCCGGGAAGATGACAAAAacgttttcttttcctttttctatatcCCATTGTAAGGTCATGACAATCAGAACCTTACATGTAACTCTTTGCTTTTCGGGCTTTCCACGTCATTGTCTATGTGGCAGAGACCAGATGACGTGGGAACATGTAAGGTGGGCTTCATGGGCTCCACTATTAGGGCCTATCCTTGACCCTTGAACACCCCAGGCTCAGCCTAAATAATTATTAACACCCCATGTAAATAtctcttattttataaaaatatttcgtTACGTggcattaaaattatatataaaaaataaaaaactaaaaatatttcattagagaaaaattcagttcataaatgaataaattataacATGTTCATCCAAATAAAACATGATATCAGATTTGATTACGAGTCTGAGATAAATcgatatattattaatttacttctaaattcttcaatttttgaataattttgaatgtttaaaAAAGGGAAGGTTTTATAGCAACCGAACTAGAAAAAAGAGTATAAGATAATTGATTTGATGTgtatataaaacattataagttTTACGCATGATAggaagaagaaatttttttatttaaaataatacaaCCTCTAATATAAAgtcaattagaaaaaaaaaaattctaacttaaaaaataagttgggtaaattatttattttttaaaatgaatttgaggtGCTCtcgaaaaaatattttgaaaatttttatattatatataagtgcTTACCGACTCTCTagagaataaatatatatatactttcatatttaaatttataaactgAAAATCTCCTCACtacttccaaaaattattttttgaaaactgtttttctaTTGACCAAACCCTTAAGTTTTTTTGCTTTTGAGTGAGAATATATGTCCTCACAAGGGAGAGTTGATGGCCATGGGAGGGAGAGACAAAGCTTGGAGATTGTGAGAGTGGGTACCATTACCTTCCTTCTTTTGGGTTGTATTTATTCTCATGTGGGGTTCTTCTTCATTCTTTCAAGTTTTGAATTAGGTATAGGTCATTCCCCCTATGCTAAGCTTGCATTTTCAGCAACTTTTTGCAATGATATGAccaaagaattttattttatttttttaaataataatcattctccataagtttttatattttaatgtatcaaataattttttaaaaagaaatacttcaaaataataataataatttttttttaaagaaacaatcatcataataattcataataaggttgtttttgtattattaaaatatatattataagctTAAGGTTATGTTCgattctcataaaatattaaagaaataaataaatataaaaaaaataatttttttcaagtttaattatactataaaaaataacaaaaaaaattaaatataattaaaattactaataaacttataaaattttaaattattttatttttatattaaaaattttaaataaatgaaataaatttgaagtaatatataaaaatgatttattaattttaaatctattttttatgttttttatttctttcttattttctgtGAATTTTTTGAGAAGTAAACATCGTCCAAAAGTACTTACATATTCAATctatttaaatcaataaaaatatcttaaataaaaaaaataaaaaattaaaacacaaagTTTATATTCAagatttgaattgattaaatcGACTACTGTTTGGTCAAAAATATGGGCTGCCACTTTGTTTTGCCTTGAAGCATCCAAAGCTGGCAAtgcaaaaaatgaataaattattaattaaaataacaaaataaataataaataaataaaacatgcaAATCACTCTCTTTAATTCTCTCATCCATTGAGTAGCCTTAAATTTCTCAATTCTTGTTGAGAAAATATtacagagaaagaaaacaaagcaaaacaacCCATATTGATATCATTGCATCAAAATCTGATTGAACAAAAAGGGTCAAGAATCCAGAGATTCATTGGGAAGCAGACCCTGATCATAGGAGCAGAAGTGGGAACAACATATATCCCagttttcttggcaaccaaacagaaaaaggaaaaagcatTAACATTAAGTGAACAAATGTGGAAGACTGACCACAGTCTCTCCACCCCCAAGCAATCTTTTCCAGGCCTTCAGCTGGCTCAAAACCTGTCTGTAAACACCAACCTTTGCTGCAGTTACGCTCAACATCATGCTCTTCCTGAACCTCTTCAATCTCCTCCCTATCTTCACTCTCAACCTGCATATTCTCAGTCTCAGAAAGGATGCTTTTCTCCTAGAATCCGCCTTCTCCATCACTTTGTAGATCAAGAACTGAGCTCTCCGGTGGATTACCTCTTCTGGGTCCTCCTTCTCCATCTTTGAGTAGCCATAGGGTCTCCTCACAAGAGTCATTTTCTTGATCAGAGACAGCTGGCTAACCCAACTGTGAGAATGAGCTGAAGAAAATGGAGGAGACAGGTATGGAAGAATTGGGTAGTCAATGAAATCTGAAATGACTATGGAAATGGAAGTGAATTTATAGAGCTTTGGAGAGCAGGTGATATGGCTGTAAGTGTGGGGTACAGGGGAGAGGTCATATGGGTGATGAAGCAGTGCATGTGCACTAATGTTTGGTAGAAAAATAATGTGGAAGAAACAGACTCTGAGCTGGCCTAACATCATGAGGTGAGAAGGAGGATGACcctaatttaattaattcattaaaatattgaaatcatTAAAAGCTACCTTCCCTTTGGGGGAGTATATTTTATGCATTTAGATTAAGTAATGATTAGGGTTTTCTAAAGATCACCTAAGTGGAAGGTTTGCATGAACCCATCTTGATGGAATATTCCAATACTATATGTGAATCAACCAAAAAGTCTGGAGAAAGATCAAGAACATGTATGAATCATAAATGTATGAGATTAATTTCACCTTAAATTAAGATAAGATTAATGGGTTACTTTCATGTTGGGCATTGAAGTTGAGGTGCATGATTACCGTTGGAGTGCAATACTTTGtcttttaaatattcaaaagtATGATATTGAATGTCATGATTAAAGTccaatttaagaatttttattagaGTTGAGAGTTATCAACTTGATTCACGAAACCTCAATATAAGATATAATACATGTTAAATACGAAAATCTCTTATATAATCTTGAATGTCATGAAAAGTTTGATTTACTTGTCCTCAATACTTCACTGGATATCAAACGATTACTCTATAACCGATTGAGTAACGAGATGGGACGCTACCTCAACATCCCATAGAGCATGACATTCATTGAACCCTTGTAAATAAAATCGTTATTTAATTATCGAATCATTAAACTAGGGTCTAACACTCCTGAGATGACACTCTAAGCCGGATCCATTTTCCAATCTAGGGTTAAGAAAGAGGGTGGGACCATGATTAAAATATAGACCTAGATTGAGGGACAATGAACATTATTGAGGTATAATATAATGTTCGGTCATAAACACACCGGCGATGGTGAAGTAACATACGTTAGAAGGCAATGTGCCCACTTGTTTAATGTTTGGGGCTGGCCTATTTGAGCTCCAAAGTCAAAAGAGGAAACATGGAGCTTGCCAATgtgtataaaataaatcaaagtttcCAGGCTGAGAAGGGCcatgtttgaaaaaatattaataaagcCAAGACTGGCAGAAATTTTAGAAGAGGAGACAAAGGCAGGCATGCCCACACAATGGCTTTGAGAAGTGTCCACTTTCTAACAATGTACAGTGGCCTCTCTGTCTCTTGTGAGGTGGTTGTGGTATCTCTTTGACTTCTCTCAAGTGGGAATTGAATGAAAATGGAGAAGTGGGTTCAGATCTTCTCTCAAAAAAGTGGAAAAAACAAGTGTCTAAAGCATAAAATAGTCGGTATAAGGAAGCGAACACCAATCCATATTCGGATTTAAGAAATTATCATAAAAGATAACGAAGATGTCGTATTTGTATAAGAGtgattaaaaagtttaaaattacgAGAAAAAGAAGTTTTTGGTATTTAGTaattatgtttttaacctatAAACTTTAAGTATAGTACTGTATAATTTGTCTTTTGTAAGGTAGTTCCGATCTTTCTTTTGACTCTTTTCAAGTGGGAATCAAATGAAAATAGAGATCTAAggatcaaattttattttctaatgatgaaaaaaaaatgtctaaaacaaaaaaattagttacCTATCAAAAAGGGAGTCCTTACATGAGATATTAAAACACCAATATCTTGTAAGATATAAGAGTATTTTGCCTATCATGCGACataacaataatattttattttcaacaagAGTGATCGTTCAAATTGACTAGAAAGATAAGTTTCTCACactttatatatatgataaattccTCTGGATTGCCATGTAACTATTCAAACCTTAGGTctataagaaataatttttatataaaaaaaaatgttgcttaaaaaaaattatacaatgtTATCTATGTATTTatcttaaacataaaaaattaaaaattaaaaaaaataaaaatgagaaaatgaccTCATAGTACATGAGAAATATAGTTAATGGGGTTGACTTGATTGAGTAGTTTGTTTAGGCCTTTCACAACTTTATCTATATTGTATAGAACATcttctcattttaaaattagggTTAGCCAATAATAGTAACTCTAAACTCAAtacaaagcaaaaataaaaaataaaaaaattgaacaaaaaaataaatgaagccCAACTACCTTATATCACTGTCCTAAAGTTTCCTTTGATAAGGTTTGGGAAGGGGAGGTTCTTTTGAACTCCCCAAGCTGGCCTAATTTGGAgatagaaaacaataaaaacaagtaTCTTTTTAGGGAAGATGCAATTAGATTCTTGGGTTTTTTCAGTGATCCAAGTTTGAGGTTGGCATGACCAAATTGAAGGTATCATCCTAATATTTTATACATGGGACTCATCCAAAAAGTCAACAAAGGATTGAATAATCTCAAGTTCTCAACCATTGATTCTTAAGAAGGGGGCTTTCTCTTTGGCTTAGGCAAAAGACTTTAATTTAGATAACAAAGGTTGGCCTTTTTATGTGTTGATATTGtctcaatttattaatttgaactaaaagtttaaattattaCATAAGTTGGATAAGTTAATATCGTGTCAATCTAAGGATGTTTGGTGCTGATTTTAGAACTAAATATAATTtgctttaaaattcaatttaaaataaaaatattaaggatTCTTAATTTGCACCAAACATATGAACAACGCGAAAATTTTACTAGTTTTGATGAATTATCAcgggttatcaaataacaaatttaaaataaaataattattttaaagttataaaagataaatcatgttatagaATAAAAAGGTTACAAATTTAACATggaaaacaactttaaattcaagtttctaacatttaaaaataatttaataagtaaataaaaataataaacttattatgaataatataattaaaataataaataaattgggtattgtattaaatttataaatatgtggataaattataaaaaccatccttatattttcttttgtgcCCTAAACTTTTTTTAAGCAATATTAACCCTATAACATGCACACATATAAAAGGTCATTTTGTTAAGATTTTCTATAAGTAGAAGGAAAAACTAATATGATAAGGATGGAGATAAATTGATAGACTCAAACATATAGTATAGAAACTCAAGTAAATACAAATGTGATtatcatttgaatttttttatcacattaTACAAAAAATGTCATGAAGAAATTAAGATCATAATGacatttaattttgataaacttatacatattatattaaaaacactaacatattttctaaaaaaattaaaataatgggatgattattaaatataatgaattactttaattattattaattgaaGTAATACCCTATTAAaccatcaaaattttaaataaaaaagatattattttgtaGGTTAATGCATCTTGCatgagttttaatttatttggttcaatattaaattttgttaataaattatggatatttatatattaaataatatcaaatgtGTGAGGCTCTagcaaattaaaataaattaaaaaacagtattttaatatttatttgattttatttatataaatattaataatcattTATGAATATCTTCTTCATAAttattcttaattaataaaatataaatattttttattcaaatttattttaattttttatatctaacATTTTTATGGCTTATTCTAAATCTCACTTAATTTTTGTAAGACAAAGAATTTATCATCCTAAAATATATCATTGAAATGagtacaattttaaaaaataataatgatattaatatttcttatctCTTTGTGCAAGGGTATTATGGTAATccaattttttcactttttaatatTCTTGTAAACACTTAAATggaatttttaattctaattaatccTCATTATCCTTCCATTCCcttatcttgaatttttttttttcaattagaaCTAAAGGATGTGAAATTCTGTCTTAaatttaggagaaaaaaaaaacacctactGCCCTTTtggcctctttttttttccccttctccctttttttttttttggtggtctTTAGATGACCCCAAGTTTGAGGTTGGCATGACCAAATTGAAGGTACcatcctaatatttaatacaTGTGAATCAGCCCACCTAAAGTTCAGACTTTCTCCTACAGACTTGGGTGAAGGGAAACACAAAGGCCACCACTCCTTTTTCCAACAGTTCATGGTGCCCTCTGCCTCCTGGTGGGTGGTTATGGTCcaagtttttaatttatatacacATCATATATCGATAtcaatgttataaaaataaaaataaaatcaaacaatgaaGTAAAAAAGCAAGGTTGAAGTTGAAGCAACTAAAAATTCCATTCAAAAGTAGATGAGCATTATTAGTGTGGTGCATATACAAACATTAGACCTTCTCATGCCAGTTTATGACATTCATTTTCAATGTTTGGAAATATATTAGACACTGTTATATGAATTTCCTAACCCAAGCATGAGCTTTTTATACATCAAAACATTGTTGTTGCCTAACCGACTGATCCTTCAAGCTTCAAGCTCATTAGCTGGTTTACCTCTGCGCCAAATTCATCAGGAAGTTCATTGAAGACATCCTTGCAAAACCCAGAAATCATCGCTGCCATTGCTTTCTCGTAGTCGATTCCCCTCTGCTGAAAGTAGAAGAGCTGGTCTTCACCAATTTTAGAGGTGCTGGCTTCATGCTCAATGCGGGCCGTAGGGTTCTTCACCTGTTcagaaaatgagatttaatCAACAAAGTGAGGGAACATTTCCCCATGAACATATTCTCATAGACATTCCGAAGCATAGCAAAGCAGAGCAAGGTAACCAGAGGATCTATGATAAATGCACCAATACAATAATTTTCCAAAGATCGCTATAGATCATCACCACACATGGGCAGGAAATCAAACAGAATGGACTGTGTTGCTTTCCATACAAAATCCATTTCCTTTTCTATGGtggcttcatttttttttcaaatgactGTTTCTGCTCTCTGTTGCTTTCTCAAGAATGGACCTGTCCCTCAAAtgataaggaaatcaaacaGAACAACCCCTCCTGGCAACCAAGACCCGTCTCAAGAAATTAGGGGCATGTACACTCTCTGAAACAAAAGGATCTAATCAGGCAAAACCAGTCAACTTTGAAGGTTTCTTCTAATCTAAGTTTCTGGCAGGATTTGGATCAAGTCAAAGGAGCACCATTTTGCAGGTAGTGAGATAGCCATGTTCACCCATTTTCTTATAGGATGTGTGCAACCTCACCCCTGTCTTCAAATGTTCCAGAGAAATTCAAAGGGACTAACCACATTGCTGAAGATGTATAGATGATATAATAACTTTCATTCCAGAAACCGAGAATAGGGTCCTTCACCTAGGGGGGAGGCAATAGGAGGCTGAAGGAAATTCCTCTTCGCAAAAGCAGCAAAAATTAATACAGACTAAAGAAATCAGAGAAAGTGGGAAATGAACACTCTAGGAGCCTCTTTAAAGGCAAACAGCTCAGAATTTGTACTTAAGCATCAACAACCAATGTTCAAAAACACCTAGTCATGCATCTTTATTTGATCCTAAACATAGAACCATACCTGCTCTGATCTAGTGAGAACATGGAAGATTTAAATGGGTTCTTGTGAACTTAGTTGGGTTCTTCCCCATGTATGCATTGTGTATCACAACTATGAGCATCAGTAAACAAAATGATACAACCAAGAAGCAATTGCACTTTCTGACCCATGCTAAATCAAACTATCCTCTCCAGCTCTCCTTGGTTTTTCCATTCAAATCTCACTTCTATGCATTGGATAATAACCAAGATTTACATAACCACCTTGCTAATAAATTATAATGGCTAACCAAACAACCCTTTATAGAAGGTACGTAGATTTTAACTAAACAGCAGACCAACACCAAGATAAGCAAATATTTCCACACGTCAGTAGTGAGGCATGAAAAGTCTTACTAATCCAACCTAAAAGGACACCCAATatgggggggtgaattgggtgaTGATAAAATAACACCCTTTTGACACTTATACTAGCAATAAATAGAATATCAATGAATGTTtgcaaaatgaaacaaaataaagaggAGATAGAAATCAAGGGAGATTGCAAACAATGATTTATTGTGTTTTGACAACGGCCTACATCCACTTCCTCTAGCCTTTTTCAAACTTGGAGGTACTTCCACTATCTTAAGAGCTTTCTCAACTAAAGCTCTTAAATGTCTTGTGCACTTGAATTTCTAGGTTCCAATGGACCTTTACATCAACCAAGGAGTATCCCTCAACTCCTTACACATAGCATCTCCTTGCTATGTATCTCCTTGGATGCTATAATAAATGTTTCCATGCAAACCAAGCTACTTTGGTCATATATGTAGTTCTATGCATAGATGTAACTTTATCATCTTGCTCAATACTTCAAATTTATCCCATATCATATGAGTCATTCTCAATATTCTCCTATTGCTTAAAATGcattctatttaattttatctatgTATCTCCTTGGATGCTATGATAAATGTTTCCATGCAAACCATGCTACTTTGGTCATATATGTATTTCTATGCATAGATGTAACTTTATCATCTTGCTCAGTACTTCAAATTTATCCCATATCATATGAGTCATTCTCAATATTCTCCTCTTGCTTAAAATGcattctatttaattttatctaggAGCATATATTGAGGGAGAGTTTATTGGCAACCTTagttttgtcatcatcaaaaaggggagattgttagcccaagggttgaGTAATTCAGATTTTGATGATATCAAAGCAAAGGTTACAGGACACTAATGTGTTTATTGTTCAAGTGCATGGGTTGGAAAGAActttatcattttatatgtcACAAGTCTCATTTAAGAAGCAAGACGAACTTTATCCTCTTGTTTCGGGCCTAGAAAAAAACTTCCGTTGGGCCGGCAAAGGGAGTCGAGGTTGGGGAGAGGGCCCGTTGAGGAGGGCCAAGTGTTTGAAGTCTTTAAAGACTTAGTGGAGATGGGTCGGCCCATGACGGAGCCTTCTAAAGGCCTTGTGGTGGTGGGACGACCCAACTTGGAGAAATTAAAAGGGGTTAGGGCTTGCGATGGGAGTCAGTGCGTTTGTGGAAAGCAAGAGGGGGAAATGTTTGGTTCCCAGTTGGGGTCGCTTCATCCGGCATTTAATCTCACAGTGAACACCGACAAAGCGTTGATGGAGGAGGCTTCCAAGTACTCTGATCAATTCTcttattctttgttttctttgggGAAGCGGGAAATGTCTCTTTCTTCTACTCCTTCTGGGCGGGATGGGGAAGGTGTTGCCATTGCCAGGGTTTTCGATCGGGGCAGTGGTTCAGAAGCCGTAGAGGGAGCTGTTATGGGCCCGTTAAGGATGATATTGGCGGATGGGAGGGAGGTTGAGGTCTTGGATTTGGCGGGTAGGGAGTCTAGGACTTTCGAGGAGGTGTCAGAGGGGGTTTTGGAAAGGGTCTCCCAAGAGGATGAGGAGGAGAGGGACGAAGAGGGGGAACTTTGTTGGCATTCTAGTAGCTTGGCTAAGTTTAGCCGCTATCTTGGAATGCCAACAGAGGGCTTCGAAgaggaaattttgtttttgcttaaaagaatgaaagagaggAAACTTCAAAAAGGAAAGTTGATtggcaaaaaaaggaaaaaattggaatcgtcaaaattcaaaagagaattgagaaagttaGAATGAACAGTGAACTATCTTGGAAGAGGAGGAGAAGGGGGGGGAAGTACGAGCAGGTTTAAATGAAGCTTCGACTGCTTACTTGGAATGTAAGAAGGGCCAATAATTGCGATAAGAGGAAGGTGATCAAAGCTTTGATAAAGAAGAATATGGTGGATCTGGTTTGCCTACAGGAAACCAAGATTCAAGAAATGTCAATGGGCATTATTCGTAGTTTAGGAGTGGGAAGATTCCTTGAATAGAGAGTTGTAGATTCAAGGGGCGCAACTGGAGGTATAGTCGTGTTTTGGGATAATAGGGTGTTGGATTTGGTTGACCTTCAAAAAGGATTGTTCTCTATTTCTTGCATTTTTAAGAGTTGCGAGGACGGTTTCAGATGGACGTTTACAAGGGTTTATGGCCCAACATTGAGGAGGAACAGGGAGAGTTTTTGGGAGGAGTTGGGGGCCATTAAGGGGCTTAGGAATGGGTCGCGGTGTGTTACAGGGGATTTTAATGTCATTCTAAGTTCGGAAGAGCGCAGTAGAGGAGGGAGCTTGAATTCAAACATGAGAAGGTTCTCAAAAGTTATAGAAGATCTAGAGTTAAAGGATCTACCTATGGTTGGGGGTCCTTTTACTTGGATTGGAGGGGTGAATAACCAGTCTTTTTCAAGGCTAGATCGTTTTTTGGCTAATGAGGGGTGGGACAGTCATTTTGGTGATGCAAGGCAGTTTGTTCTTCCAAGACCTGTGTCCGATCACTTTCCGCTTCTTCTGGACGGAGGGAGCCTGAGAAGAGGCCCTTCCCcatttagatttgagaatatgtggctaaaAGTAGAAGGTGTTAAGGACCTTTTGAAGCATTCGTGGGAGGGAGGTAGCTTCAGTGGATCCCCAAGTTTTATCTTGGtcgaaaaactaaaatttatgaAGGCTAAGCTGAAGGAGTGGAACAGAAACACCTTTGGTAGGGTTGGATATAGAAAGAATTTGGCTTTGGAGCAAGTGGAGTATTGGGATGCCAAGGAGAAAATTAGCAGACTGTCGTTGGAAGAGCTGGAAGGTAGAAAAGAAGCAAGGGaagattataaaaaatgggtCTTACTTGAAGAAATCACGTGGAGGCAAAAATCC of the Vitis vinifera cultivar Pinot Noir 40024 chromosome 10, ASM3070453v1 genome contains:
- the LOC100248681 gene encoding uncharacterized protein LOC100248681; protein product: MLGQLRVCFFHIIFLPNISAHALLHHPYDLSPVPHTYSHITCSPKLYKFTSISIVISDFIDYPILPYLSPPFSSAHSHSWVSQLSLIKKMTLVRRPYGYSKMEKEDPEEVIHRRAQFLIYKVMEKADSRRKASFLRLRICRLRVKIGRRLKRFRKSMMLSVTAAKVGVYRQVLSQLKAWKRLLGGGETVVSLPHLFT